A window of Rosa rugosa chromosome 7, drRosRugo1.1, whole genome shotgun sequence genomic DNA:
GCTATCTGGGCACTTGGGTTTCTAGCTAAAACCCCAGAAATTAAAGCCATCAACTCATGAATGCAGCCGTCTCACATGCACCCAATTAAAACAACATACAACTAAATCACTTACTTCAGTACAGAACTTAAAATGAAACCAAATGGATTAGTGTAGGCTTGAAGTATAATTTCCAGGaaacaagaacaaagatcagACATACCAAGTCACATAAATTCTTTCTAATCAAGGGAAAGGGAAACTAAAATCTTTGCTACTACTACCAGATTGCATATATTCCTCTCATATGTTACATTCCAGCAAACCATATTAGCATTACATATTGCTAAGAAGTAGCTTTACATTCATATGTTACATATTAGGATACATGGCTGCCCTAAACGGACAGAATTAAATGTAGGAATTCTGCTTTAACAGATATAATTAAATGGCTGCTCTAATGATTATATCAAATTCAAACTCAACACATCCAATTGCAGATCATTCAAACTCAACACATCCAATTCCAAGCAATCAAAATCGTTGCAGAACGCATACATTATCAACATCTAATTTCCAGAATAACCAAAACTCATAAAAccgaaaagaagagaaattggtatctgagatgatgaagatgatttaCGATGGCACCAGCACCAGAGCACCACTTGACTTCCAGCAATCAGACAGAAGCTCTCAGCATGGGTATTGGGTATTTGACTGTTGGGTAATCAGTTTACGACCTCTCACCCTAAACACCGAGCATCACCAAACATCACGATTCACAAATCTGGACACCATGGGTACTGGGTAATCAGTTTACGGTGTTTACCTGAGATTCAGGGATTGAAGCCTTCTTGGAGTCGCAGAGATCATAGATGCAGACTCACAGTGGAGGTGGCTCGGTGTCGGAGGAGGTGGCTCAGGAGGACTCAAAGGGGAGGTGGCTCGGTGGCTGGAGCTAAAATTATTGAGCTAAAATTCACGTGCGATTCGTCATCACCtatttttatttagtttttgaAGAATTATCTAATGCCCAAACTATCTTAGCCTGTCTAAATTTTTTCTCGTGTTATGCTTATTTTGTGTTGGTACTTGGCAGTAGTTTTGTGTACAAGTCCCTGATCTGATAGCAACAAAGGTAAGGAGATACCCTGCCCACTAGATTATAACTAGCTAGTAGATGAGTTGAGATTtttgtgcttattttttcaataGTGGTTTGCATGGTAACTGGCATAATGACCCCAGTTGTTTACCCATtttgagaaatttacttcgtTAACATTTCGCAAATTATATATGATGATTTAGGTACATCAAATAATATGACAAATTAAGCAAATGATAACTTTTCCAAAGATTTTGATATCAAGAGTTTCAATAACGTAAGTCATTCTACAATCTTCTATTGGGACTAGAGCAAGTCTATGATCATAAGTTTGAAATTTTAAGTTGTTGACCTATTTATTAGATTGAATATACATATCCATTGTGTAGTTTTAAATATACCGAGTCTGTATCGAACAACATAAAGCTGAGAGCAACCGTTTTCACTTTTGTTTATTGTTTCTTGAATTTCTTTACTTAAAAAGACcatgaaaaataataaattgaATCATAAATTAAGGAAGAGATATGACCCAATGAAATTAGTCTAGTGGAAGCATGCTAGCCTGTAAGTGGGGCGGACGCTGCAGGGCTTCTCCTAGTAATAGGAGGGTCTTTAGTTCGAACCCGAACTTGTGAAAAAACATCCCATGGAGATGAGCTATACCCAAGTTGCTCATCTCCATGAGGAAGAGATATGACCACACATAAGGAAGAGATATGACCATTGGTTGTATCCAAATCACTTTATTTTTCGTATACTACCGAGTTaagagaaaagttgagaaaataTGCAGTTGAGTTGCAGCAGCATGGAGccacaaattcaaatttcaccgGTATATATATAGCTGATCTACTCAGAAGAAAAATTAATTACTCCATTCAGTTCAAGATCAATGCCTTCCGAAACTTCCAACATAATATTTGATAGTATATCAAGGTTCAAAATTATTATAAACATGTACAACAACAATCCTGGATCAATTAGGCAATGGAACAAAGCACTTCCTTCCCCCAAATATCTTTCCCTCACCTTTGGCAGCGGCAAACTCAACCTTCAAATTTGTACAATTAGGATTTAAACTCACTTGTGTTCCCATTCCCAATAGCTCCCTCATGCTATACGAAGCATCTATATGCATCTTCATACTGAAATTCAAGTAACCACTCTTTCGATCTTCACTTAACTCCTTCAGCACACGATCCTCGATAAATGGCTGGTCCCCTCCACAGCCTGTGGAATCAAATTTGATCTGCACTGTCTTCTGTTTTCTCGGAGGAATATGCATTGCATCCACTAAAGCACATGACAGAGCGTCTTCACCTTCTTTGTAATACACAAAACTCTCAAAAGGGTAGAGGGTAACAGTTAGGCCATTATTTTGGTTCCCAAATGTCATTTTGGCATCCCAACTGGCAGATAACGATGAATTGGAAACCTCGAAATTTGATAAAGAAAATGCATCCAAGCGAAGCACAAGGGGTTGTGTCTGCGGACCGGACTTTGAATCCACATAGCTGCCTATGAACCAAAGAGTAAATCCAATGGCAGTCGTAAGAGTCACTACTATCACAACAAGCAAGATGCATCCACGAACTTTGTTGAGTATTGGGGAATCTTTGCACCATGAAGTAGCCATAAATAAATCTCGCTGAAGGAACAGAACGCAAGAATTCTGAAAGACAAATAGAAATTTTAGTTATTACAATTGAGTTCTTTCTCTTTATGCACTTCTCAGAGACTAATTTTTCGCAAGAAACGCAAAAGAAATGGAGATTAGAAGCTATATGGCATATATAGTTCTTGTATTAAACACGGCAACAAAGACTTGGAATTCACAATTATAATTTATATATCACGTACTAGATTTCTTTCACTCCAGAGAACTTCAAAAACCAATTCAAAAGAGAGAGTGATCATATACCTTCTGAAGGGAAATTTTCTTGGTTAGCGATCGATCTATCCTGGTGGGGATGTTTAAAAGTATGTACGTAGTTGGTGAGTCCAGAAATTGCTACTGATCGATGGTATTAAATGTGTTCTTGTCTTGCAGAAAGATTGAGATGGCAAGAGAGAAGAAACAAGTGAGGAAGAGGCAGCGGTTAAAAGCAAGTATTTGTACGAAACGCAGTACAATCAATTGTTTGGGAAGATATATATGCAAGGCGGTTAGAGACGTTGATTGGGGCCAACCGAAGCGATGTTTCGAGTTCCTTAATTgtgcttcaattttttttaattgtataTGGTTTATTATTTGGTTTCTAAATTTCGTACTCCAGACTGTGGTATaaatttttctcaaaaaaagaaaaaagaaaaaaaaaagactggtATAAATTAATTTGTAGTTTTGTACTCAGTTTTGCAC
This region includes:
- the LOC133720259 gene encoding uncharacterized protein LOC133720259, which translates into the protein MATSWCKDSPILNKVRGCILLVVIVVTLTTAIGFTLWFIGSYVDSKSGPQTQPLVLRLDAFSLSNFEVSNSSLSASWDAKMTFGNQNNGLTVTLYPFESFVYYKEGEDALSCALVDAMHIPPRKQKTVQIKFDSTGCGGDQPFIEDRVLKELSEDRKSGYLNFSMKMHIDASYSMRELLGMGTQVSLNPNCTNLKVEFAAAKGEGKIFGGRKCFVPLPN